The Pseudarthrobacter sulfonivorans genome includes a window with the following:
- a CDS encoding aspartate carbamoyltransferase catalytic subunit, whose translation MKHLLSTEDLSLANAIRILDTAEEMAAVGDREVKKLPALRGRTVVNLFFEDSTRTRISFEAAAKRLSADVINFAAKGSSVSKGESLKDTAQTLAAMGADAVVIRHWASGAPHRLAATDWIDAAVINAGDGTHEHPTQALLDAFTMRRHWSKLAGSASTGADLKGMRVAIAGDVLHSRVARSNVWLLRTLGADVTLVAPPTLLPIGVEHWPCKVSYNMDDTLAQGVDAVMMLRVQGERMNASFFPSTREYSRRWGFDDNRLRALDSLGLKDTIIMHPGPMNRGLEISSAAADSPRSTVLAQVRNGVSVRMATLYLLLSGDTREPAASAGAATNTVRTNTAHTNAARSNAAHSTKESN comes from the coding sequence GTGAAACACCTCCTCTCCACTGAAGACCTCAGCCTGGCCAACGCCATCCGCATCCTCGACACCGCCGAGGAAATGGCTGCCGTCGGGGACCGCGAAGTCAAGAAGCTCCCGGCCCTCCGCGGCCGCACCGTGGTGAACCTCTTCTTCGAAGACTCAACCCGCACGCGGATCTCCTTCGAAGCGGCCGCCAAGAGGCTGTCGGCCGATGTCATCAACTTCGCCGCGAAGGGCTCCTCCGTCTCCAAGGGCGAATCCCTCAAGGACACGGCCCAGACGCTGGCAGCCATGGGTGCGGACGCCGTCGTGATCCGCCACTGGGCCTCGGGCGCGCCGCACCGGCTCGCCGCGACGGACTGGATCGACGCCGCCGTCATCAACGCCGGTGACGGCACCCACGAACACCCCACGCAGGCCCTCCTGGATGCCTTCACCATGCGCCGGCACTGGTCCAAGCTGGCTGGCTCCGCCTCGACCGGGGCGGACCTCAAAGGCATGCGCGTAGCCATCGCCGGGGACGTCCTGCACTCCCGCGTGGCCCGTTCCAACGTCTGGCTGCTCCGCACGCTCGGCGCCGACGTCACCCTCGTGGCGCCACCCACCCTGCTGCCCATCGGCGTCGAACACTGGCCGTGCAAGGTCAGCTACAACATGGATGACACCCTGGCGCAGGGTGTGGACGCTGTGATGATGCTGCGCGTGCAGGGCGAGCGGATGAACGCCTCGTTCTTCCCCTCCACCCGCGAATATTCGCGCCGCTGGGGCTTCGATGACAACCGGCTCCGGGCCCTGGACAGCCTGGGACTGAAGGACACCATCATCATGCATCCCGGACCCATGAACCGTGGCCTGGAGATTTCTTCCGCCGCCGCCGACTCGCCCCGTTCCACCGTGCTTGCACAGGTGCGCAACGGTGTCTCGGTCCGGATGGCCACCCTCTATCTGCTGCTCTCCGGGGATACCCGCGAACCAGCCGCCTCCGCGGGCGCGGCCACCAACACAGTCCGCACCAACACAGCCCACACCAATGCAGCGCGTTCAAACGCCGCCCATTCCACCAAGGAGAGCAACTGA
- the carA gene encoding glutamine-hydrolyzing carbamoyl-phosphate synthase small subunit: MPRVESKTVTETATAKAETAAPAALSTTVPTPAVLVLEDGRMFRGTSYGAQGTALGEAVFATGMTGYQETITDPSYARQLVVQTAPHIGNTGVNSEDAESRRIWVAGYIVRDAARRPSNWRSERSLDEELIEQGIVGIQGVDTRAITRHLREHKTMRAGIFSGAAAKATDKELLDAVLASAPMEGARLAEEVSVSEAYVVDPKDHGWDGEARFSIAAIDLGIKAMTPIRFAERGVRVHVLPATSTLEDVKAVNPDGFFMSNGPGDPATADAQVKLLRSVLDEKLPYFGICFGNQILGRALGFGTYKLRYGHRGINQPVLDRRTGKVEITSQNHGFAVDAPLDGATQAPEERYGRVEVSHISLNDDVVEGLACLDIPAFSVQYHPEAAAGPHDAAYLFDRFIDLMAVTKTGAEKNTTDSKTEDKK; encoded by the coding sequence ATCCCCAGAGTGGAAAGTAAGACAGTGACAGAAACAGCGACAGCAAAAGCAGAGACTGCGGCACCAGCAGCCCTTTCCACCACAGTTCCCACACCGGCGGTGCTGGTCCTCGAGGACGGCCGTATGTTCCGCGGCACCAGCTACGGCGCGCAGGGCACTGCCCTGGGTGAGGCAGTGTTTGCCACCGGCATGACCGGCTACCAGGAAACCATCACCGACCCCTCCTACGCCCGCCAGCTGGTGGTGCAGACCGCGCCGCACATCGGCAACACTGGTGTGAACAGCGAGGACGCCGAATCCCGGCGCATCTGGGTGGCCGGCTACATCGTCCGCGACGCCGCCCGCCGCCCCTCCAACTGGCGCTCCGAACGCTCCCTGGACGAGGAACTCATTGAGCAGGGGATCGTCGGCATCCAGGGCGTGGACACCCGCGCCATCACCCGCCACCTGCGCGAGCACAAGACCATGCGCGCCGGCATCTTCTCGGGTGCGGCCGCCAAGGCCACGGACAAGGAACTCCTTGACGCGGTCCTGGCCAGCGCCCCGATGGAAGGCGCCCGCCTGGCCGAGGAAGTCAGCGTCAGCGAGGCTTACGTGGTGGACCCCAAGGACCACGGCTGGGACGGCGAGGCGCGCTTCAGCATTGCCGCGATCGACCTCGGCATCAAGGCCATGACGCCCATCCGCTTCGCCGAGCGCGGCGTCCGCGTCCATGTCCTGCCGGCAACCTCCACCCTCGAGGACGTCAAGGCCGTCAACCCGGACGGCTTCTTTATGTCCAACGGCCCGGGCGACCCCGCCACGGCTGACGCCCAGGTCAAGCTGCTCCGCTCCGTCCTGGACGAGAAGTTGCCGTACTTCGGCATCTGCTTCGGCAACCAGATCCTGGGACGCGCCCTGGGCTTCGGCACCTACAAGCTCCGCTACGGCCACCGCGGCATCAACCAGCCCGTCCTGGACCGGCGTACCGGCAAGGTGGAGATCACCTCGCAGAACCACGGCTTCGCCGTGGACGCACCGCTCGACGGCGCCACGCAGGCTCCCGAGGAGCGCTACGGCCGCGTCGAGGTCAGCCACATCAGCCTCAACGACGACGTCGTCGAAGGCCTCGCGTGCCTGGACATCCCCGCCTTCTCGGTGCAGTACCACCCGGAAGCCGCAGCCGGCCCGCACGACGCCGCTTACCTGTTTGACCGTTTCATCGACCTGATGGCCGTCACCAAAACCGGCGCAGAGAAGAACACCACCGATTCCAAGACTGAGGACAAGAAGTAA
- a CDS encoding triose-phosphate isomerase family protein: protein MTECSSADHSGTPEILYIGVSTKMYMGYRDCLDWLARIQHEVDSRPALAAGRVVPFVIPSFPVLPAASGVISGSPLLLGAQNCGWADGPWTGEVSPSLLAELGVSVVEIGHAERRRHFGEDNTMIARKVRAADDAGITPLLCVGEETRNEKSGTGASGAAAFVHQQIDEAVGGDWALASRLMIAYEPVWAIGATEPADAGYVAAVVRSLRTLLAAHSHGAGDALGDPPVIYGGSAKPGLLPALDGVSGLFLGRFAHDSANFGKVLDEALSMTALQEALRGT, encoded by the coding sequence ATGACTGAATGCAGCAGCGCTGACCACAGCGGCACCCCGGAGATTCTCTACATCGGCGTCAGCACCAAGATGTACATGGGATACCGGGACTGCCTGGACTGGCTCGCCCGCATACAGCATGAAGTGGACTCCCGTCCGGCCCTTGCGGCCGGGCGGGTGGTCCCGTTTGTGATCCCTTCCTTCCCGGTCCTTCCGGCCGCCAGTGGCGTCATCTCAGGATCACCGCTTCTGCTGGGGGCCCAGAACTGCGGCTGGGCGGACGGCCCGTGGACAGGTGAGGTGTCGCCGTCGCTTCTGGCCGAGCTTGGGGTAAGCGTCGTGGAGATCGGCCATGCCGAACGGCGGCGGCACTTCGGCGAGGACAACACCATGATCGCCCGGAAAGTCAGGGCAGCCGACGACGCCGGCATCACCCCGCTGCTGTGCGTGGGCGAGGAAACACGCAATGAAAAAAGCGGGACCGGAGCCAGCGGAGCGGCTGCATTTGTCCATCAGCAGATCGACGAGGCGGTCGGCGGTGACTGGGCCCTGGCATCCCGGCTCATGATCGCCTACGAACCGGTCTGGGCCATTGGCGCAACGGAGCCCGCCGACGCAGGCTACGTCGCCGCCGTCGTGCGTTCACTGCGGACGCTGCTGGCTGCCCATTCGCACGGGGCAGGCGACGCGTTGGGGGACCCGCCAGTTATCTATGGCGGGTCGGCCAAGCCAGGGCTGCTGCCCGCGCTCGACGGCGTCTCCGGGCTCTTCCTGGGCCGGTTCGCCCACGATTCGGCGAACTTCGGCAAAGTCCTTGATGAGGCACTGTCAATGACGGCTTTGCAGGAGGCTCTCCGGGGAACCTAG
- a CDS encoding dihydroorotase: MAENNGTYLIRGASILGAGAEDLLISDGVIAARGAAAATHKDADGATVIEAAGLVALPGMVDVHTHLREPGREDAETVETGTRAAALGGFTAVHAMANSNPVADTAGVVEQVHSLGRAAGWVDVRPVGAVTVGLAGEQLAELGAMADSRAQVRMFSDDGICVHDPVLMRRALEYVKAFDGVVAQHAQEPRLTAGAQMNEGAVSAVLGLTGWPAVAEESIIARDVLLTQHVDSRLHVCHVSTAGSVEIIRWAKERGINVTAEVTPHHLLLTDDLVRSYNPVYKVNPPLRTDADVQALRAGLADGTIDVVGTDHAPHPSEHKECEWAQAAMGMTGLETALSVVQHTMIETGLMTWADFARVTSTAAAQIGRVADQGRPLETGEPANIILVDPAARWTVDPAKMATMGRNSPFAGLELPGKVVSTFYKGHPTVLDGKLNTPYREPAAAGAS; this comes from the coding sequence ATGGCAGAGAACAACGGAACCTACCTGATCCGCGGTGCATCGATCCTGGGCGCCGGGGCCGAGGACCTGCTCATCAGTGACGGCGTCATCGCCGCCCGTGGCGCAGCCGCAGCCACCCACAAAGACGCGGACGGCGCCACCGTCATCGAAGCCGCCGGCCTGGTGGCACTGCCCGGCATGGTGGACGTGCACACACACCTGCGCGAACCCGGCCGCGAAGATGCCGAAACCGTAGAGACCGGCACCCGTGCCGCCGCCCTGGGCGGCTTCACCGCGGTCCATGCCATGGCCAACAGCAACCCGGTGGCGGATACCGCCGGTGTGGTGGAACAGGTCCACAGCCTGGGCCGCGCGGCCGGCTGGGTGGACGTCCGTCCCGTCGGCGCCGTGACCGTAGGCCTGGCTGGTGAGCAGCTCGCCGAACTCGGCGCCATGGCGGATTCCCGCGCCCAGGTCCGCATGTTCTCCGACGACGGCATCTGCGTCCACGATCCCGTGCTGATGCGCCGCGCCCTGGAGTACGTCAAAGCGTTCGACGGCGTGGTGGCCCAGCACGCGCAGGAACCCCGCCTTACCGCCGGGGCCCAGATGAACGAGGGCGCCGTCTCCGCCGTCCTGGGACTCACCGGCTGGCCGGCGGTGGCCGAGGAGAGCATCATCGCCCGAGACGTCCTGCTGACGCAGCACGTGGACTCCCGCCTGCACGTCTGCCACGTCTCCACCGCCGGCTCCGTGGAGATCATCCGCTGGGCCAAGGAACGCGGCATCAACGTCACCGCCGAAGTCACCCCGCACCACCTCCTGCTCACCGATGACCTGGTCCGCAGCTACAACCCTGTGTACAAGGTCAACCCGCCGCTGCGGACGGATGCAGATGTGCAGGCACTGCGCGCCGGCCTGGCGGACGGCACCATCGACGTGGTGGGCACCGACCACGCCCCGCACCCGAGCGAACACAAGGAATGCGAGTGGGCGCAGGCCGCGATGGGCATGACCGGGCTGGAAACCGCGCTGTCCGTGGTCCAGCACACCATGATCGAAACCGGCCTCATGACCTGGGCCGATTTCGCCCGCGTGACCTCCACCGCGGCGGCGCAGATCGGCCGAGTGGCGGACCAGGGCCGTCCGCTGGAAACCGGCGAACCCGCCAACATCATCCTGGTGGACCCGGCGGCACGCTGGACCGTTGACCCTGCCAAGATGGCAACCATGGGCCGCAACTCCCCGTTCGCCGGCCTGGAGCTGCCGGGCAAGGTGGTGTCCACCTTCTACAAGGGCCACCCCACTGTCCTGGACGGCAAGCTCAACACGCCGTACCGCGAACCGGCTGCGGCAGGCGCCTCCTGA
- a CDS encoding PrsW family intramembrane metalloprotease: protein MSMHPHQPGSGQAGGPAGPPDPFPTQANPSWMGRVEPEYYRPAPGTNAAQPPLGPPQATLAGRRPAGLLALTVGGAALVFLSLFLVVPFLVANTGVGGFLAGFVLSLIPLSAVLLAVYLIDRWEPEPKRLLVFAFTWGAAVSIAVTLLIQPFFALTFQFSEVADFQTFMATVQAPVVEEFAKSLGLLLILLLARKHFDGPVDGIVFAFTIAGGFAFTENILYFGRAIAESANPGTDLAQIFLLRGVMSPFAHAIFTGTTGLIMGFAARRWHSGASVLAFVIGLIPAMLLHNRWNSMGAGFLAEYILIQVPIFVLAVVGIILLRVAENRLTRQRLMEYSAAGWFSPAEVELLATPRGRRTALQWAAGYHRRPQMKAFLHAATQLAFIRQRILSGRDVRLHQMEEQQQLQRILSLRAAVAG, encoded by the coding sequence ATGTCCATGCACCCTCATCAGCCGGGTTCCGGCCAGGCCGGTGGGCCGGCCGGCCCACCGGATCCTTTCCCCACGCAGGCGAACCCCAGCTGGATGGGCCGGGTTGAGCCGGAGTACTACCGGCCCGCGCCCGGAACCAACGCAGCTCAGCCGCCGCTGGGGCCTCCGCAGGCAACCCTGGCTGGCCGTCGGCCCGCAGGCCTCCTGGCACTCACGGTGGGCGGCGCCGCCCTTGTTTTCCTGAGCTTGTTCCTGGTGGTGCCGTTCTTAGTGGCCAACACCGGCGTGGGCGGGTTCCTGGCAGGGTTTGTGCTGTCACTCATCCCGCTGTCCGCGGTGCTCCTTGCGGTCTATCTGATCGACCGGTGGGAACCGGAACCCAAGCGGCTCCTGGTCTTCGCGTTCACCTGGGGCGCTGCGGTGTCCATCGCGGTCACGCTGCTCATCCAGCCGTTCTTTGCCCTGACTTTCCAGTTCAGCGAGGTGGCTGACTTCCAGACGTTTATGGCCACCGTCCAGGCGCCCGTGGTGGAGGAGTTTGCGAAGTCCCTGGGCCTGCTGCTGATCCTGCTGCTGGCGCGCAAACACTTCGACGGTCCGGTGGACGGCATAGTCTTCGCCTTCACCATCGCCGGCGGCTTCGCGTTCACCGAAAACATCCTCTACTTTGGACGGGCCATCGCCGAATCCGCCAACCCGGGAACGGATCTGGCCCAGATCTTCCTCCTCCGCGGCGTGATGTCACCCTTCGCCCATGCCATCTTCACGGGAACCACCGGCCTCATCATGGGTTTCGCCGCCCGCCGCTGGCACTCCGGAGCCTCGGTGCTGGCCTTTGTCATCGGACTGATCCCGGCGATGCTGCTGCATAACCGGTGGAACAGCATGGGCGCGGGGTTCCTGGCGGAATACATCCTGATCCAGGTGCCCATCTTTGTGCTGGCCGTTGTGGGCATCATCCTCCTCCGCGTCGCTGAAAACCGGCTCACCCGCCAACGGCTGATGGAATACTCCGCGGCTGGCTGGTTCAGCCCCGCCGAGGTGGAACTGCTGGCCACCCCGCGCGGCCGGCGGACCGCCCTGCAGTGGGCGGCCGGCTACCACCGCCGCCCGCAGATGAAGGCGTTCCTCCACGCCGCCACCCAGCTCGCCTTCATCCGGCAGCGCATCCTCAGCGGCCGCGACGTCCGGCTGCACCAGATGGAGGAACAGCAGCAGTTGCAGCGGATTCTGTCCCTGCGCGCCGCCGTCGCGGGCTGA
- the pyrR gene encoding bifunctional pyr operon transcriptional regulator/uracil phosphoribosyltransferase PyrR, with product MTSVTNAPVPARVVLNQADIDRALTRIAHEILEANKGSKDLVLLGIPRRGYPLAVRLAHKIAAADPTVDATAIVGQLDVTMFRDDLSHQPTRPPYPTQLPRTGIDNKVVVLIDDVLYSGRTIRAALDAIIDLGRPRIVRLAVLIDRGHRELPIRADHVGKNLPTSSAEKVRVRLEETDTAADGSVVNEVVIEGGA from the coding sequence TTGACTTCTGTCACAAACGCACCGGTTCCAGCCAGGGTTGTCCTCAACCAGGCGGACATTGACCGTGCACTCACTCGAATCGCCCATGAGATCCTTGAGGCCAACAAAGGGTCAAAGGACCTGGTCCTGCTGGGCATCCCGCGCCGCGGCTACCCGCTGGCCGTCCGCCTCGCACACAAGATTGCGGCCGCGGACCCCACCGTGGACGCCACCGCCATTGTCGGGCAGCTGGACGTCACCATGTTCCGCGATGACCTTTCCCACCAGCCCACCAGGCCGCCGTACCCCACACAGCTCCCGCGCACGGGAATCGATAACAAGGTTGTGGTGCTCATCGATGATGTCCTGTACTCCGGCCGCACCATCCGTGCCGCCCTTGACGCCATCATCGACCTCGGCCGTCCGCGGATCGTCCGGCTCGCTGTGCTGATCGACCGCGGCCACCGTGAGCTGCCCATCCGGGCCGACCACGTGGGCAAGAACCTGCCCACCTCGTCCGCCGAGAAGGTCCGGGTCCGCCTTGAGGAAACCGACACGGCCGCCGACGGTTCCGTAGTCAACGAAGTGGTTATCGAGGGCGGCGCGTGA